The Populus alba chromosome 4, ASM523922v2, whole genome shotgun sequence genome contains a region encoding:
- the LOC118055056 gene encoding COBRA-like protein 2, whose protein sequence is MGFLVSPMMSLFSKFTVLLLFVLWCASFTSTEAYDPLDPTGNITIKWDIISWTADGYVAVVTIYNFQQYRHIQAPGWSLGWTWAKKEVIWSMLGGQATDQGDCSKFKGNIPHCCKKSPTVVDLLPGIPYNQQTANCCKGGVISSWAQDPANAASSFQLSVGSAGTSNKTVRLPKNFTLKAPGPGYTCARAKIVKPTRFMSTDKRRITQALMTWNVTCTYSQFLAQKTPSCCVSLSSFYNDTIVPCPKCSCGCQRNNSDSGGCVDPNAPHLASVVSSLGKNNPMPLVQCTSHMCPIRVHWHVKLNYKQYWRVKVTITNFNYNMNYTQWNLVVQHPNFDNLTQIFSFNYQSLSPYSAINDTAMLWGVKFYNDMLMQAGPSGNVQSELLFQKDMSTFTFDKGWAFPRRIYFNGDNCVMPPPDAYPWLPNASSRQLTSPHILMIAFFSALAFLYGYV, encoded by the exons ATGGGCTTTCTTGTCTCTCCCATGATGAGTTTGTTCTCAAAATTCACTGTCTTGCTGCTTTTTGTGCTTTGGTGCGCTAGTTTTACTTCAACAG AAGCCTATGATCCTCTTGACCCTACTGGGAATATTACAATCAAATGGGACATCATAAGCTGGACCGCTGATGGCTATGTc GCTGTTGTCACGATTTACAACTTCCAGCAGTATCGTCACATTCAAGCACCAGGATGGTCACTGGGATGGACATGGGCAAAGAAGGAAGTAATATGGAGCATGCTGGGAGGCCAAGCAACGGACCAAGGAGATTGttcaaaattcaaaggaaacattCCACATTGTTGTAAAAAGAGTCCGACGGTTGTAGATTTATTGCCAGGAATTCCTTATAACCAGCAGACTGCAAATTGCTGCAAGGGGGGAGTTATCAGCTCATGGGCGCAAGATCCAGCCAATGCAGCAAGCTCCTTCCAGCTTAGTGTGGGTTCAGCTGGAACCAGTAACAAAACAGTGAGATTACCAAAAAACTTCACTCTGAAGGCACCAGGACCTGGTTATACTTGTGCTCGTGCAAAAATTGTTAAGCCTACTAGATTTATGTCTACAGATAAAAGGAGAATCACTCAAGCTTTGA TGACATGGAACGTTACTTGCACATATTCACAATTCCTGGCTCAGAAGACTCCTAGTTGCTGTGTCTCCCTCTCATCATTCTACAACGACACTATAGTTCCTTGTCCAAAATGCTCCTGTGGCTGCCAAAGAAACAATTCGGATTCGGGGGGTTGTGTTGA TCCAAATGCACCACATTTAGCTTCGGTTGTTTCGAGTCTAGGGAAAAACAACCCTATGCCTCTTGTCCAATGCACAAGTCACATGTGCCCGATCAGAGTTCACTGGCATGTTAAGCTTAACTACAAGCAATACTGGCGCGTTAAGGTCACAATTACAAATTTCaattataacatgaactatacaCAATGGAACTTAGTTGTGCAACACCCCAACTTTGACAATCTGACCCAGATTTTCAGTTTTAACTACCAGTCATTATCTCCTTATTCAGCTATTA ATGATACTGCCATGTTGTGGGGAGTAAAGTTCTACAATGACATGCTTATGCAAGCCGGTCCTTCTGGTAATGTTCAGTCAGAGCTACTTTTTCAAAAGGACATGTCAACTTTTACCTTTGATAAAGGCTGGGCCTTCCCTCGGAGAATCTATTTCAATGGTGACAATTGCGTTATGCCTCCTCCGGATGCGTATCCATGGTTGCCTAATGCGAGTTCACGCCAGCTTACTTCACCGCATATACTAATGATAGCCTTCTTTTCTGCTTTGGCTTTCTTATATGGATATGTGTAG
- the LOC118055057 gene encoding COBRA-like protein 4: MKMRFLFFIVLFLVLFSCSGAYDPLDPTGNVTIKWDIMSWTTDGYIAIVTLFNFQTFRHFMKPGWTIGWTWAKKEIIWSINGAQAVEQGDCSKFKANIPHSCKRSPAVVDLLPGVPFNQQFGNCCKGGVVAAWGQDPSAAISQFQITVGLSGTSNKTVKLPKSFTLLGPGPGYTCGPPKMVPSTKFLTPDGLRRTQALLTWNVTCTYSQFMARKNPSCCVSLSSFYNQILTPCPTCACGCQNNDTCVNGDSRILQLPVGNTTRKDNSSLLQCTHHMCPIRVHWHVKVNYKEYWRVKIAITNFNYMKNYSTWSLVVQHPNLNNVTQVFSFEYKPLIAYDSINDTGMFYGMKDYNDVLMEAGPLGNLQSEVLLQKDQNTFTFKQGWAFPRRVYFNGDECMVPPPDTYPFLPNSAHGSPHVFSMLISTLIFLFVYIW; this comes from the exons ATGAAAATGagatttctcttctttattgtcTTGTTTCTTGTGCTCTTTTCTTGTTCAG GTGCATATGATCCTTTGGATCCAACTGGAAATGTAACAATAAAATGGGATATTATGTCTTGGACAACAGATGGCTATATT GCAATTGTGACATTGTTCAATTTCCAAACGTTCCGGCACTTCATGAAACCTGGATGGACCATAGGATGGACATgggcaaagaaagaaatcaTATGGTCCATCAATGGTGCTCAAGCGGTTGAACAAGGTGACTGCTCCAAGTTCAAAGCAAACATACCTCATTCCTGCAAGAGAAGCCCTGCAGTTGTGGACTTGCTTCCCGGTGTTCCTTTCAACCAGCAATTCGGTAATTGTTGCAAAGGTGGAGTAGTGGCAGCATGGGGCCAAGATCCTTCAGCTGCTATCTCTCAATTTCAGATTACTGTTGGATTATCCGGTACTTCGAATAAAACAGTGAAACTTCCAAAGAGCTTCACCTTGTTAGGTCCAGGACCAGGGTACACTTGTGGCCCTCCAAAGATGGTGCCTTCCACCAAGTTTCTTACTCCTGATGGTCTGCGAAGAACTCAGGCCCTGT TGACTTGGAATGTTACCTGCACTTACTCGCAATTCATGGCAAGAAAAAACCCAAGTTGTTGTGTATCTCTTTCATCTTTCTACAATCAGATACTCACTCCCTGCCCAACTTGTGCGTGCGGTTGCCAAAACAATGACACTTGTGTCAA TGGAGATTCCAGAATTCTTCAATTGCCGGTAGGAAACACAACCCGGAAAGATAATAGCTCTCTTCTGCAATGCACACACCATATGTGCCCGATTCGAGTGCACTGGCATGTGAAGGTGAACTATAAGGAGTACTGGCGTGTCAAGATTGCGATCACGAATTTCAACTACATGAAGAACTACTCGACTTGGTCCCTCGTTGTACAGCATCCGAATCTCAACAACGTAACGCAAGTTTTTAGCTTCGAGTACAAGCCTCTCATTGCCTATGACTCGATAA ATGACACAGGGATGTTCTATGGCATGAAGGACTACAATGACGTATTAATGGAAGCAGGGCCACTTGGAAATCTTCAATCTGAGGTGCTTCTTCAGAAGGACCAGAACACTTTCACCTTCAAGCAGGGATGGGCATTTCCACGGAGAGTCTACTTCAATGGCGATGAGTGCATGGTACCCCCGCCAGATACATACCCATTTCTGCCCAATTCTGCTCATGGATCCCCACACGTCTTCTCCATGTTGATCTCTACATTGATTTTCCTGTTCGTGTATATATGGTAA
- the LOC118055058 gene encoding uncharacterized protein, with protein sequence MGTQIKKTKKLRLVNRSIGSWKVPNLAKQEATAPGFHRVKVIVNSQPPETCSPEYTLPWWSSHSPQPELAKVMTWHYIYKQNKSTSACEYSDSIQQLAYFLKSRENIKTSALHIGAKAFPMGRWMKPEVYPLLAAMTCVTSLCIFQLTRNVFLNPDVRINKAKRSMGVLGNNEEGERYAEHGLRRFLRTRPPEIMPAINHFFTENK encoded by the exons ATGGGAACACAGattaaaaagacaaagaagCTGAGACTCGTCAACAGGTCTATCGGTTCATGGAAAGTTCCAAATTTAGcaaaacaagaggctactgccCCTGGTTTTCATCGTGTAAAAGTCATCGTTAATTCTCAGCCCCCTGAAACCTGCAGTCCTGAATATACCTTACCTTGGTGGTCAAGTCATTCTCCTCAGCCGGAGCTGGCTAAAGTTATGACATGgcactatatatataaacagaatAAGAGCACCTCTGCCTGTGAGTATAGCGATTCAATACAGCAGTTGGCTTATTTCTTGAAGTCCAGGGAGAACATTAAAACATCAGCGTTGCATATAGGAGCAAAAGCTTTTCCGATGGGGCGTTGGATGAAGCCAGAG GTCTACCCGCTATTGGCTGCAATGACCTGTGTAACCAGTTTGTGCATCTTCCAGCTTACGAGGAACGTCTTCCTGAACCCTGATGTCAG AATCAACAAAGCAAAACGTAGCATGGGAGTGCTGGGAAACAATGAGGAAGGAGAGAGGTATGCTGAGCATGGCCTGCGCAGATTCTTGAGAACTCGCCCACCTGAAATCATGCCTGCCATCAACCACTTCTTtactgaaaataaatga